Below is a genomic region from Alphaproteobacteria bacterium SS10.
TTATGGTAAGCGCAACATCATCGCCAACCCAAACTGCTCCACCATCCAGATGGTACTGGCGCTGAAGCCACTGCATGAGCGGGCGAAGATTAAGCGCGTTGTCGTCTCCACCTACCAGTCGGTTTCGGGCGCGGGTAAGGATGCGATGGATGAGCTCTTCAACCAGACCCGCAAAGTCTACATGAACGAGCATATGGCGAATGAACATCTGCCCCGTCAGATCGCCTTCAACGTCATCCCGCAAATCGATGTGTTCATGGAAGACGGCTCCACCAAGGAAGAGTGGAAGATGATGGTCGAGACGAAGAAGATCCTCGACCCATCGATCAAGGTTTCCGCAACTTGCGTCCGCGTGCCGGTCTTTATTGGCCATGCTGAGGCGGTGAATGTGGAGTTTGAGGAAGAGCTGCCGGCCGAAGAAGCGCGCGAGATCCTGCGCGATGCACCTGGCGTCGCCGTGATCGATCGCCATGATGAGGACATGTATGTCACCCCGGTCGAGATCGCGGGTGAAGACATGGTCGCCGTCAGCCGGA
It encodes:
- a CDS encoding aspartate-semialdehyde dehydrogenase, producing the protein MAFNIAVMGATGNVGRELLNTLAERNFPVKDVVALASSRSVGTEVSFGEKDVLKVQELAKFDFKGIDIVLSSPGGKVSAEYSPKAAKAGAIVIDNTSHFRMDPDVPLVVPEVNPQALADYGKRNIIANPNCSTIQMVLALKPLHERAKIKRVVVSTYQSVSGAGKDAMDELFNQTRKVYMNEHMANEHLPRQIAFNVIPQIDVFMEDGSTKEEWKMMVETKKILDPSIKVSATCVRVPVFIGHAEAVNVEFEEELPAEEAREILRDAPGVAVIDRHDEDMYVTPVEIAGEDMVAVSRIREDASVENGLAMWVVGDNVRKGAALNTIQIAELLVAQHLGLDAAQG